From a single Bacillus pseudomycoides DSM 12442 genomic region:
- a CDS encoding RNA degradosome polyphosphate kinase produces the protein MELMKESFVNLNDTAYYNNRELSWLAFNERVLQEAQDESNPLLERLKFISIFSSNLDEFFMVRVAGLKDQVKAGFNQPENKAGLTPKQQLNKIATKAHELMTVQYNTFKNTVLPALGMEGIEPLTFQDLTKEQREFIEEYFDEQIFPVLTPVAIDAYRPFPMLLNKSLNLATILYDEKQVEEENRTKLGIVQVPSLLERFIFLPSEDQKHKFILLEDVISSFTHKLFTGYKVSSVTRFRITRNADLTIHEEGARDLLKVIEKELKKRKWGTAVRLEIGKEHVDERVLALLYEVLEVKDEDVYMMEGPLDLTCLFSLYKKLAPLYEHLVYPALIPQPPQDLDDEEDVFEKAIEHDILLHHPFESFQPVVDFVRDAADDPNVLAIKQTLYRVSGDSPIIQALKTAAEKGKQVTVLVELKARFDEENNVHWAKELEQAGCHVIYGVSHLKTHSKITLVVRRKNGKIERFVHLGTGNYNDATAKLYTDFGYITSRKDFGVDATNFFNYLSGYTTKPHFHHLSVAPFDIRQQFMELIDEEIRYHKQYGNGHIIAKMNSLTDKPLIQKLYEASQAGVKVELIVRGTCCLRPGIQNVSENIRVISLVGRYLEHSRIYYFHHNGDEKIYLSSADWMTRNMEKRVEISFPILGLEMKARINAILQLVLADNVKTREQNKDGEYYYVINNSSQEIDSQVKLFKMAYQNTDVE, from the coding sequence TTGGAATTGATGAAGGAAAGCTTTGTAAATTTGAATGATACTGCTTACTATAATAACCGTGAATTAAGCTGGCTTGCTTTTAATGAACGTGTGTTACAAGAGGCACAAGATGAAAGTAATCCACTTTTAGAAAGATTAAAGTTTATTAGTATTTTCAGTTCAAATTTGGATGAATTTTTTATGGTACGTGTTGCTGGATTAAAAGATCAAGTAAAAGCGGGCTTCAATCAACCAGAAAATAAGGCTGGATTAACACCAAAACAGCAGCTAAATAAAATTGCTACGAAAGCTCATGAATTGATGACAGTTCAGTATAATACATTTAAAAATACTGTGCTGCCAGCGCTTGGAATGGAAGGTATTGAGCCGTTAACATTTCAAGATTTAACGAAAGAGCAACGTGAGTTTATTGAAGAATATTTTGATGAACAAATTTTTCCAGTCTTAACACCTGTAGCGATAGATGCATATCGTCCGTTTCCGATGCTTTTAAATAAAAGTTTAAACTTAGCTACTATTCTCTATGATGAGAAACAGGTAGAGGAAGAGAACAGAACAAAGCTTGGTATTGTCCAAGTGCCTTCATTACTCGAGCGTTTTATTTTTTTGCCAAGTGAAGATCAAAAACATAAATTTATTTTATTAGAAGACGTAATTAGTAGTTTTACTCATAAATTATTTACAGGATATAAAGTATCCTCGGTCACTCGTTTTCGTATTACGCGTAATGCGGATTTGACAATACATGAAGAGGGTGCACGTGATTTATTGAAAGTAATTGAAAAAGAGTTAAAAAAACGTAAGTGGGGGACGGCTGTTCGTTTGGAAATTGGAAAAGAACACGTAGATGAAAGAGTTTTAGCTTTATTATATGAAGTGTTAGAGGTAAAGGATGAAGATGTATATATGATGGAGGGACCATTAGATTTAACATGTTTATTTTCCTTATACAAAAAATTAGCACCTTTATATGAACATCTTGTTTATCCAGCTCTTATTCCGCAACCGCCTCAAGATTTAGACGATGAAGAAGATGTATTTGAGAAAGCAATTGAGCACGATATTTTATTGCATCATCCATTTGAATCTTTTCAGCCAGTTGTTGATTTTGTGCGTGATGCGGCAGATGACCCGAATGTGCTGGCTATAAAACAAACGTTATATCGTGTAAGTGGAGATTCTCCGATTATTCAGGCATTAAAGACCGCAGCAGAGAAGGGGAAACAAGTAACAGTGCTTGTTGAATTAAAGGCTCGTTTTGATGAAGAAAATAATGTCCATTGGGCAAAGGAACTTGAACAAGCGGGTTGCCACGTTATTTATGGTGTAAGTCATTTGAAAACACATAGTAAAATTACACTTGTTGTACGAAGAAAAAACGGAAAAATCGAAAGATTTGTACATTTAGGGACAGGAAACTATAATGATGCGACTGCAAAGCTATATACGGATTTTGGCTATATTACATCCCGGAAAGATTTTGGAGTAGATGCAACAAATTTCTTTAATTATTTGAGCGGTTATACAACGAAACCTCATTTTCATCATTTGTCAGTGGCACCTTTTGATATACGCCAGCAATTTATGGAGCTAATAGATGAAGAGATTCGCTATCATAAGCAATATGGTAATGGACACATTATTGCTAAGATGAATTCATTAACAGATAAACCGTTGATTCAAAAGTTGTATGAGGCATCGCAGGCTGGAGTGAAGGTGGAACTTATCGTGAGAGGAACATGTTGCTTACGCCCTGGTATTCAAAATGTAAGTGAAAATATTAGGGTGATTAGTCTCGTTGGGCGCTACTTAGAACACAGCCGTATTTATTATTTCCATCATAATGGAGATGAAAAAATTTATTTATCTTCCGCTGACTGGATGACAAGGAATATGGAAAAGCGAGTAGAAATATCTTTTCCAATTCTAGGCCTTGAAATGAAGGCAAGAATAAACGCAATATTACAGCTTGTTTTAGCAGATAATGTAAAAACGCGTGAACAAAACAAAGATGGTGAATACTATTATGTAATCAATAATAGTTCGCAAGAGATTGATAGCCAAGTGAAATTATTTAAGATGGCTTATCAAAATACTGATGTAGAGTGA
- a CDS encoding Ppx/GppA family phosphatase — protein sequence MKDILKQQYAIIDIGSNTMRLVIYEKQNGGFYKEVENTKVVARLRNYLIDGVLIQEGMDILLQTLLQFQESTRFHGLHNVLCVATATIRQAKNQEEIKKLVEGKTDFVLRVLSEYEEARYGYLAVMNSTSFTEGVTVDIGGGSTEVTYFRDREIVEYYSFPFGALSLKQQFIHRETPTTEELEELRRYLWYQFQTLPWLKEKRLPLIAIGGSARNMVKIHQNAISYPIAGLHLYKMKEADIRDVREELESLSFTELQKLDGLAKDRADTIIPAIEVFYMLTNIIQAPSFVLSRKGLREGVFYEELTKKLGISYYPNVVEESLHLLSYEYEMDMKFVVQLIKQGTLICTQLEESEIISFSEKDWGIFYQAAKVFNIGKYIDTEASRLHTFYLLANKTIDGMMHKERIRLALIASYKSKMLFKQHLTPFEGWFDKSEQKKIRLLGAVLQFSAALNVRQRALIEKINVEKNKEKLVFHIVCKQSALAEKVQAEKQKKQLEKALKMNIDLIFEEEY from the coding sequence GTGAAAGATATATTGAAACAGCAATATGCCATTATTGATATTGGTTCAAATACAATGCGATTGGTGATTTATGAAAAACAAAATGGAGGCTTTTATAAGGAAGTTGAAAATACAAAGGTTGTTGCACGATTAAGAAATTATCTAATAGATGGTGTGTTAATACAAGAAGGGATGGATATACTGCTGCAAACATTACTTCAATTTCAAGAAAGTACAAGGTTTCACGGATTACATAATGTGCTTTGTGTTGCGACAGCAACAATTAGACAAGCAAAGAATCAAGAAGAAATAAAAAAACTTGTAGAAGGAAAAACTGATTTTGTGCTTAGGGTATTATCTGAATATGAAGAAGCACGCTATGGTTACTTAGCTGTGATGAATTCAACTTCTTTTACAGAAGGAGTTACTGTCGACATAGGTGGGGGAAGTACAGAGGTTACATATTTTCGGGACCGAGAAATTGTAGAATATTATAGCTTTCCTTTTGGAGCGCTTTCTTTAAAACAACAATTTATTCATCGTGAGACACCAACCACAGAAGAATTAGAAGAATTAAGAAGATATCTATGGTATCAATTTCAAACGTTACCTTGGTTAAAGGAAAAAAGACTACCCCTTATTGCTATAGGTGGGAGTGCTCGAAATATGGTGAAAATTCATCAAAATGCAATTTCTTATCCGATAGCAGGTTTGCATTTATATAAAATGAAGGAAGCAGATATAAGGGATGTAAGAGAGGAACTAGAAAGTCTTTCTTTTACAGAATTACAGAAGTTAGATGGGTTAGCAAAAGATCGAGCTGATACAATTATTCCAGCGATAGAAGTATTTTATATGCTAACAAATATTATACAAGCCCCATCATTTGTATTAAGCAGAAAAGGGTTACGAGAAGGTGTTTTCTATGAGGAACTTACAAAAAAATTAGGTATTTCTTATTATCCAAATGTAGTAGAGGAAAGTTTACACTTATTGTCCTATGAATATGAAATGGATATGAAATTTGTCGTTCAACTTATTAAGCAAGGAACGTTAATTTGTACACAACTTGAAGAGTCTGAAATTATTTCTTTTTCAGAAAAAGATTGGGGTATATTTTATCAAGCTGCCAAAGTATTTAATATCGGGAAATACATAGATACAGAAGCAAGCCGTCTGCATACATTCTATTTATTGGCGAATAAAACAATCGACGGCATGATGCATAAAGAACGTATTAGACTTGCACTCATCGCATCTTATAAGTCGAAAATGCTATTTAAACAGCACTTAACACCATTTGAAGGTTGGTTTGATAAGAGTGAACAGAAAAAAATTCGATTGTTAGGGGCAGTTTTACAATTTTCAGCTGCTTTAAATGTGAGACAAAGGGCGCTTATTGAAAAGATTAACGTAGAAAAAAATAAAGAGAAGCTTGTATTCCACATTGTTTGTAAACAATCAGCTTTAGCAGAAAAGGTACAAGCAGAAAAGCAGAAAAAGCAGTTAGAAAAAGCATTGAAGATGAATATTGATTTAATATTTGAAGAGGAATATTAA
- a CDS encoding YkyB family protein, with amino-acid sequence MKPSQPQSQSHKQYSIDQLAQSIFIVNRHAKAATNPKYLYWLKKIALERLISEKKAIKEGLHFSRNPRFSQQQSDVLVRLGDYFFHIPPTKDDFSTLPHLGSLESSYRNPKTTLSLVVAKKTLQDFIGPEALKQEKKLSEPIPWYRRTYTKK; translated from the coding sequence ATGAAACCTTCACAACCACAGTCTCAATCACACAAACAATATTCTATTGATCAATTAGCTCAATCTATTTTCATTGTGAACCGGCATGCCAAAGCTGCTACAAATCCTAAATATTTATATTGGTTGAAAAAGATTGCTTTAGAACGTTTAATTAGTGAAAAGAAAGCAATAAAAGAAGGATTACATTTCTCTAGGAATCCACGTTTTAGTCAGCAACAATCAGATGTTCTCGTTCGGTTAGGTGACTATTTTTTCCATATCCCTCCTACAAAAGATGATTTCAGTACTCTCCCACATCTCGGTAGCCTTGAATCTTCCTATAGAAACCCCAAAACAACTCTTTCTTTAGTAGTAGCAAAAAAAACGCTTCAAGATTTTATTGGGCCGGAAGCGCTAAAACAGGAAAAAAAATTAAGCGAACCAATTCCTTGGTATCGGCGTACGTATACAAAGAAATAA
- a CDS encoding YkyA family protein gives MTLLAGCFGPKPEEELYVAFENAAKQEKPMFEDAKKLEALEKEGQTLYGQIVQEGKDNNQAAKEKLDQAMKNTAERGKVIDKEKEALNKAQEEVKSVDKYVKKIENGKLKEQADKVKNTYEKRYESFKKMYDNYSKSLKLEKELFTMLQDKGAKLKDISEKVKTVNQSYKDIDAEKDKFNEYTKSYNTEKVAFYKQANIKIKEEKK, from the coding sequence ATGACATTATTAGCTGGTTGTTTCGGACCAAAACCAGAAGAGGAATTATATGTAGCATTTGAAAATGCTGCGAAGCAAGAAAAGCCAATGTTTGAAGACGCGAAAAAATTAGAGGCATTAGAAAAAGAAGGCCAAACATTATACGGTCAAATCGTGCAAGAAGGAAAAGATAATAATCAAGCTGCGAAAGAAAAATTAGATCAAGCAATGAAAAATACAGCAGAACGTGGAAAAGTAATTGATAAAGAAAAAGAAGCATTAAACAAAGCACAAGAAGAAGTGAAATCGGTTGATAAATATGTGAAAAAAATCGAGAATGGTAAGTTAAAAGAACAAGCAGACAAAGTAAAGAATACTTACGAAAAACGATATGAGTCTTTTAAGAAGATGTATGACAACTATAGTAAATCATTAAAGTTAGAAAAAGAATTATTCACAATGCTTCAAGATAAAGGAGCAAAATTAAAAGATATTAGTGAGAAAGTAAAAACGGTGAACCAATCTTATAAAGATATTGATGCTGAAAAAGATAAGTTCAACGAATATACAAAATCATATAATACAGAAAAAGTAGCATTTTATAAACAAGCGAACATTAAAATAAAAGAAGAGAAGAAATAA
- a CDS encoding peptidoglycan-N-acetylglucosamine deacetylase: protein MIDVRSRRSPLIRWLVIIAIAISAIAAGFFIFQSFTSPARAVATQVNPIQLASEQVKVELDKKAPVKFNGEVRKVAYLTFDDGPSEFQKEILDILKKNEIKGTFFMIGGNIPSHTESVKRLVKEGHYPGVHSMTHDYAKLYKQGQFVEEMKQAQKIVKDVTGMEPKLVRCPYGSMPGLNQALRDQMATVNMKEWDWTIDSLDWKLPGNPNGVVQNVISGAKQEREVILMHEKKQTVQALQTIIDDLRKKGYEFEVYEEAAHFPLNFWHDDRI from the coding sequence ATGATAGACGTGAGGAGCCGACGATCACCTTTGATCAGGTGGCTAGTTATAATTGCTATTGCAATTAGTGCTATCGCGGCGGGGTTTTTCATATTTCAATCCTTTACATCACCTGCAAGAGCTGTAGCCACTCAGGTAAACCCAATCCAGCTTGCTAGTGAACAGGTAAAAGTTGAGTTGGATAAAAAAGCACCGGTGAAATTTAATGGGGAAGTACGCAAAGTTGCATACTTAACTTTTGATGATGGGCCGAGTGAATTTCAAAAAGAAATTTTAGATATCTTAAAGAAAAATGAAATAAAAGGAACATTTTTTATGATTGGTGGAAACATCCCTTCTCATACAGAGAGTGTGAAACGTTTAGTAAAGGAAGGACATTATCCAGGTGTTCATAGCATGACACATGATTATGCCAAACTGTATAAACAAGGACAGTTTGTAGAAGAGATGAAACAAGCGCAGAAAATTGTGAAAGATGTTACAGGGATGGAACCTAAGCTTGTTCGTTGCCCGTACGGAAGTATGCCAGGGCTTAATCAAGCATTGCGGGACCAAATGGCAACAGTAAATATGAAAGAATGGGACTGGACTATTGATTCTTTAGATTGGAAATTACCAGGGAATCCGAATGGTGTAGTACAAAATGTCATTTCAGGGGCTAAACAAGAACGTGAAGTCATTTTAATGCATGAAAAAAAACAAACTGTACAAGCATTGCAAACAATTATTGATGATCTTCGTAAAAAAGGGTATGAGTTTGAAGTGTATGAAGAAGCTGCTCATTTTCCATTAAATTTTTGGCATGATGATCGTATATAA
- a CDS encoding phage holin yields MLQRENISDVIRFLAGFLLSLKLLFESFGLSFITNDQIDAIINVASFLFILYFGYKNNYVGKKGLEQKELLKKHNLH; encoded by the coding sequence ATGTTACAAAGAGAAAATATTTCAGACGTCATTCGTTTTTTAGCCGGATTTCTCTTATCATTAAAACTATTATTTGAATCATTCGGGCTTTCTTTTATTACAAATGACCAAATTGATGCTATCATAAATGTTGCTTCTTTCTTATTTATTTTATACTTCGGATATAAAAATAACTATGTAGGAAAAAAAGGCCTGGAACAAAAAGAATTACTAAAGAAGCATAATTTGCATTAA
- a CDS encoding MDR family MFS transporter translates to MQEQASQNKGSKTKFVVAGLLLGILMAAMDNTIVATAMATIVGDLGGFDKFVWVTSAYMVATMAGMPIFGKLSDMYGRKRFYIGGLLLFLLGSILCGTAASIEQLSIYRAIQGIGGGALMPIAFTIMYDIFPPEKRGKMTGLFGAVFGTSSVFGPLLGAYITDYISWHWVFYINIPLGLISFFFISKYYKESLQYRKQKIDWAGAITLVISIVCLMFALELGGKEYAWNSNMILGLFATFAIMLIIFFFVERRATEPIISFHLFKKRLFAASQGVAFFYGATFIICTVYIPIFVQGVLGGSASNAGLILTPMMVGSVVGSQVGGQLASRTSYRNIMIVSGIFFVLGIYSLGTLTLETSRTLVTTFMILTGLGVGFSFSILSMSSIHNLEMRDRGSATSTNSFFRSLGMTLGVTIFGTIQNQIFTDKLKAVFPPELEKMVPTGGDTSFLLSPHATEKIPPQILDGIKQALGTSIADTFCWALIPAVLSIICIILMGKERLLTGTNKKQKQVS, encoded by the coding sequence TTGCAAGAACAAGCATCTCAAAACAAAGGAAGTAAAACAAAGTTTGTTGTTGCTGGATTGTTACTTGGTATTTTAATGGCAGCAATGGATAATACAATCGTTGCCACTGCCATGGCGACAATTGTTGGAGACCTAGGAGGATTTGATAAATTTGTTTGGGTCACATCAGCTTATATGGTAGCAACAATGGCAGGGATGCCGATTTTCGGGAAATTATCTGATATGTATGGACGTAAACGTTTTTATATCGGTGGATTGCTTCTCTTTTTGCTTGGTTCTATTCTTTGCGGTACAGCAGCAAGTATTGAACAGTTAAGTATCTATAGAGCGATTCAAGGAATTGGTGGCGGCGCTTTAATGCCAATTGCATTCACAATCATGTATGATATATTCCCGCCGGAAAAACGAGGGAAAATGACTGGACTATTTGGAGCAGTTTTTGGAACATCAAGCGTATTCGGTCCTTTATTAGGGGCTTATATTACTGATTATATAAGTTGGCACTGGGTCTTTTATATCAATATTCCATTAGGGCTTATTTCCTTCTTCTTCATCTCGAAGTACTACAAAGAATCTCTACAATATAGAAAACAAAAAATCGATTGGGCTGGTGCCATTACACTTGTAATAAGCATTGTTTGCTTAATGTTTGCTCTAGAACTTGGTGGTAAGGAATATGCTTGGAATTCTAATATGATTCTTGGCTTATTTGCTACTTTTGCTATTATGCTTATTATCTTCTTCTTCGTAGAAAGACGAGCAACAGAGCCAATTATTTCTTTCCATTTATTTAAAAAGCGCTTATTTGCAGCGAGCCAAGGTGTTGCCTTTTTCTATGGAGCAACTTTTATTATTTGTACAGTTTACATTCCAATCTTTGTCCAAGGCGTTCTTGGCGGTTCAGCATCTAATGCAGGATTAATTTTAACACCAATGATGGTCGGTTCTGTAGTCGGAAGTCAAGTAGGTGGACAATTGGCGTCTCGAACAAGTTACCGTAACATTATGATCGTATCTGGAATTTTCTTTGTACTTGGGATTTATTCACTTGGCACATTAACACTAGAAACATCACGTACACTCGTAACAACCTTTATGATTCTAACTGGGCTTGGAGTTGGCTTCTCATTCTCTATTTTAAGTATGTCTTCTATTCACAATTTAGAAATGAGAGATCGCGGCTCTGCTACATCAACAAACTCTTTCTTCCGTTCTCTTGGAATGACTCTTGGTGTGACAATTTTCGGTACGATTCAAAATCAGATTTTCACTGATAAATTAAAAGCTGTTTTCCCTCCAGAATTAGAAAAAATGGTACCAACAGGTGGAGACACAAGCTTTTTATTGTCACCACATGCTACTGAAAAAATTCCACCTCAAATATTGGATGGAATTAAACAAGCACTTGGGACATCTATTGCCGATACATTTTGCTGGGCGCTTATCCCAGCTGTTCTAAGTATTATCTGTATTATACTGATGGGTAAAGAACGTCTCTTAACGGGAACAAATAAAAAACAGAAACAGGTAAGTTAA
- a CDS encoding PadR family transcriptional regulator, translating to MSMKLVILGLLLEGDKHPYEVQHIMKERQMNCYIKYAKGSLYYAFEQLEKQGAIAVTNVVRDTNRPDKTIFHITETGREFFHTLLLKQFEAKNQIYKPIYSALSFSHFGDEKTIIPILEKKRDDTIQYLHTMQSIYEHSKENVPRAQLYILNSVIEHITVELRWLNELHKDASAGRLSEIGMNVN from the coding sequence GTGAGCATGAAATTAGTCATTCTCGGCTTGCTACTCGAAGGAGATAAACATCCATATGAAGTGCAGCATATAATGAAAGAACGACAAATGAATTGTTATATTAAATACGCAAAAGGATCCCTCTATTACGCCTTTGAACAATTGGAGAAACAAGGGGCAATTGCGGTTACAAATGTTGTACGAGATACCAATCGACCAGATAAGACAATTTTCCATATAACTGAAACTGGAAGAGAATTTTTCCATACACTGCTTTTAAAGCAATTCGAGGCAAAAAACCAAATATATAAACCAATCTATTCAGCACTATCCTTCTCTCACTTTGGTGATGAAAAAACAATCATTCCTATTTTAGAAAAAAAGAGAGATGACACAATTCAATATTTACATACGATGCAATCCATATACGAACATAGCAAGGAAAATGTTCCACGTGCACAGCTTTATATTTTAAACAGTGTTATTGAACATATTACTGTTGAATTACGTTGGTTAAATGAACTCCATAAAGATGCAAGTGCTGGTCGCCTTTCAGAAATAGGAATGAATGTAAATTGA
- the metE gene encoding 5-methyltetrahydropteroyltriglutamate--homocysteine S-methyltransferase, translating to MAIQTSNLGYPRIGLHREWKKTLEAFWSNKIDEQHFSTTMKEIRLQHVKAQQEKGINLVPIGDFTYYDHVLDTAYMLGFIPSRFSEFTSYLDVYFAMARGSKDHVASEMTKWFNTNYHYIVPEYEEGLKISLKDNRPLRLYEEAKQELGVDGKPVILGPYTFLKLAKGYKQEQFATILNQLVVPYVQLLTELHEAGAKFIQIDEPIFASLTKEEIAEAKELYATIRKSVPNAILILQTYFDSVEENYEEIITFPVSGIGLDFVHGKEGNVNTVLEYGFPSDKILAVGCIDGRNIWRADLDEVLSLFKTLQDHITPKEWIVQPSCSLLHTPIDKTEETHLSTELFDALAFANQKLEELTLIKRALSEGAESVSTELATYRSAHEAIRSSAARNREDVQTARATLKEEDFSRPLPFEQRYALQQEALQLPLLPTTTIGSFPQTTEVRQTRKQWRSGDITNEQYEQFIEKETEKWIRYQEEIGLDVLVHGEFERTDMVEYFGERLAGFSFTKNGWVQSYGSRCVKPPVIYGDVAFINGMTIKETAYAQGLTNKVVKGMLTGPVTILNWSFVRNDISRKEVSYQIALALRHEIKLLESSGIRVIQVDEPALREGMPLKEKDWNTYITWAVQSFLLATSSVANETQIHTHMCYSNFEDIVDAIRALDADVISIETSRSHGEFIHTLEHTTYEKGIGLGVYDIHSPRVPSKNEMYTIVEQSLKVCDPKYFWINPDCGLKTRRTEEVIPALEHMVQAAKEARSLLKTNA from the coding sequence ATGGCAATTCAAACAAGTAATTTAGGGTATCCACGAATTGGGTTACACAGAGAATGGAAAAAAACGTTGGAAGCTTTTTGGTCAAATAAGATTGATGAGCAGCACTTTTCAACAACAATGAAAGAAATTCGTCTTCAACATGTGAAAGCTCAGCAAGAAAAAGGAATCAATTTAGTTCCAATTGGCGACTTTACATATTATGATCATGTGCTGGACACAGCCTACATGCTTGGCTTTATTCCATCTCGTTTTTCAGAGTTCACTTCTTATCTTGATGTATATTTTGCAATGGCACGTGGCTCTAAAGATCACGTTGCTTCCGAAATGACAAAATGGTTTAACACAAACTATCATTATATTGTTCCAGAATATGAAGAAGGATTGAAGATTTCTTTAAAAGACAATCGACCACTTCGCTTATACGAAGAAGCAAAACAAGAATTAGGCGTTGATGGAAAACCAGTTATATTAGGACCTTATACATTCTTAAAATTAGCAAAAGGATATAAACAAGAGCAATTTGCTACTATTTTAAATCAACTAGTTGTTCCTTATGTACAGCTATTAACTGAATTACACGAAGCTGGTGCAAAATTCATCCAAATTGATGAACCAATTTTTGCATCTTTAACAAAAGAAGAAATAGCAGAGGCGAAAGAACTTTACGCGACAATTCGTAAAAGCGTTCCAAATGCAATTCTTATCTTACAAACTTATTTTGATAGTGTAGAAGAGAACTATGAAGAAATTATTACATTCCCTGTATCCGGCATTGGATTGGACTTTGTTCACGGTAAAGAAGGTAATGTAAACACAGTTTTAGAGTATGGATTCCCATCCGATAAAATTTTAGCAGTCGGTTGTATAGATGGCCGTAACATTTGGAGAGCTGATCTTGACGAAGTCCTTTCTTTATTTAAAACATTACAAGATCACATTACACCGAAAGAGTGGATCGTTCAGCCTTCATGTAGCTTATTACATACTCCAATTGATAAAACGGAAGAAACACACTTATCAACAGAACTATTTGATGCCCTTGCATTTGCAAATCAAAAATTAGAAGAACTTACACTTATTAAACGCGCGCTTTCTGAGGGTGCAGAAAGTGTTAGTACGGAATTAGCTACTTACCGTAGCGCTCATGAAGCAATTCGATCTTCAGCTGCACGTAATCGTGAAGATGTACAAACAGCAAGAGCAACTCTTAAAGAAGAAGATTTCTCTCGTCCTCTTCCATTTGAACAACGTTATGCTTTGCAACAAGAAGCATTACAGTTACCGCTACTTCCAACAACAACAATCGGTAGCTTCCCGCAAACTACTGAAGTTCGTCAAACGCGTAAACAATGGCGAAGCGGTGACATTACAAATGAACAATATGAACAATTTATTGAAAAAGAAACTGAAAAATGGATTCGATATCAAGAAGAAATCGGCCTTGATGTGCTCGTTCATGGTGAATTTGAGCGAACTGATATGGTAGAATACTTTGGCGAAAGACTTGCTGGTTTCTCTTTCACTAAGAATGGTTGGGTTCAATCATACGGTTCCCGCTGTGTAAAACCACCTGTAATCTATGGTGATGTTGCCTTTATTAATGGGATGACAATTAAAGAAACCGCATATGCCCAGGGCCTTACAAATAAAGTTGTAAAAGGCATGTTAACAGGTCCTGTGACCATTCTAAACTGGTCATTCGTTCGGAATGATATTTCACGAAAAGAAGTTTCTTACCAAATCGCATTAGCACTTCGTCATGAAATTAAATTGCTTGAATCTTCCGGTATCCGTGTTATTCAAGTCGATGAACCAGCACTTCGCGAAGGAATGCCGCTAAAAGAAAAAGATTGGAACACATATATTACATGGGCTGTTCAATCATTCCTTCTAGCAACTTCTTCTGTAGCGAATGAAACACAAATTCACACACATATGTGTTACAGTAACTTCGAAGATATCGTAGATGCAATTCGTGCATTAGATGCCGATGTTATTTCTATCGAAACATCAAGAAGTCATGGTGAATTCATTCATACATTAGAACATACAACATATGAAAAAGGGATCGGTTTAGGAGTTTATGATATTCATAGCCCTCGTGTTCCAAGTAAAAATGAAATGTATACAATTGTAGAACAATCCTTAAAAGTATGTGATCCAAAATACTTCTGGATTAACCCAGACTGTGGTTTAAAAACAAGAAGAACAGAAGAAGTTATACCTGCTTTAGAGCATATGGTTCAAGCTGCTAAAGAGGCCCGCTCTCTTCTAAAAACAAACGCATAA
- the comJ gene encoding competence protein ComJ, with product MELTISYSQLIVMNYEGEQPYVDWTNEDFERGYAEAEGVIVFEALSDYTCEIKATVGKRIEKEETMRTISVPFRVGDEGVFVRSILSDKFPISIPKGDYLLVLQAIPLEEPTDDELYKIQYELFFEKKE from the coding sequence GTGGAATTAACAATTTCCTACTCACAATTAATCGTGATGAATTATGAGGGGGAACAGCCTTATGTAGACTGGACGAATGAAGATTTTGAGAGGGGATACGCTGAAGCAGAAGGAGTAATTGTTTTTGAGGCACTTTCTGATTATACGTGTGAAATCAAAGCAACAGTTGGGAAGCGTATTGAGAAAGAAGAGACAATGAGAACGATATCAGTCCCTTTTAGGGTGGGGGACGAAGGAGTTTTTGTAAGGAGTATTCTTTCTGACAAATTTCCCATTTCAATTCCAAAAGGTGATTATCTGTTGGTACTACAAGCAATACCGCTTGAGGAACCAACAGATGATGAATTGTACAAGATACAATATGAATTGTTTTTTGAAAAGAAAGAGTAA